In the Arachis ipaensis cultivar K30076 chromosome B04, Araip1.1, whole genome shotgun sequence genome, CCTTTTCCCCACCGCAACGGCTGCCCGCGGAGAAGGCTCAGTCTGATCCTCAGCCTCCACGGCAGGACCCTCCGACTTACCGGCCTGATCCTCCGGCTTCCCAGCCTCCCTCTCAGCCTTCTCGTCATCACTATCTTCGAAGAAGgtcttcatcaaattttcaagtCCAACCACAGTGGAAGACATTTCCACTACAACAAACAGCAAACGCATTAGTCGTCAAATCGGATAAAGAAAGCAAAGATAAACACGTAAGGGCAAGCAAACAAGACAACTCACGGATATAGCTCCTAGCGGCCTCCCGCTCACCCATAAGGAGATGAGGGTGCACGGGGTTCTTTTCAAAAATGGCGAAAAGTACGTCAGCTATTTGCTTATCTACAGGCGACAACCTCTTGTATGTCACCTTGATGAAGGAATTCGACCCCGCCCTAAAACTCCAGTAAGTTGGGATGAGGCGCTCCCCCTCCAACGACAACCAGAAGGGATGACGACATTTGGTGGGACGAACTTTGAAATACTTGTCTTTGAAGCCATGGTAGGAGTCCTCAAAGAGGCCAAAAATTCTCCTACCCTGGGCAGAACGGAAAGAAAGGAACCCCTTCCTTGCTTTCCCCTGCTTGGAAGGGTTGGTGAGGTTGAAGTAAAAAAGGAAGACGTCCACCAACACCGGCAGCTCGAGGTACTCGCAAACCATTTCGAAACAGCAGATCGaggcccagctgttcggatggagCTGCGAAGGGGAGACGCATATCCGGTTGAGGAGCGCCATTTGGAATTCGGAGAACGGTATCCGAACGCCGACTTGTGTGAACATGGActtgtaaaaccaaatccagtcgGGGACACGAGGAGAGTGGAAGTTGAGCTCATAGATGCGCTCATGGGAGGCAGGGACGGCGGTCTCGTAGTTGGCCTCCTCGTCCGTCCCCCCACACAAGTAGCCGGCTCGCCGGAACTCGGTCAACTCCTCCAAATCCATCTGGTTGGGCGAGTCCTTTACATCGTCAGTCACCCAGGTGTACGGGTCGTAAGCCGCGCCAGAAACAGAAGCCCGGGAGAcgatgcgaggcatacctacagcggggtaccacTCCATTAGTTTAGGAGGTCGGGAGTCCACAAAAACCCAGAAACTACACCTTTTCAACTCTACCATGACCAAACACGGTCAAAGCCGAAGCCCACCGCACAAATTACCCCAAGAAGCCTATCccggaatggtacccctcccatAATTTACCTACCCCAGCATTGGAAAACCATTCGGTAAAAATAAACTAGGCATGGCATGCAACAAACACAAAACAGCAATCGCACAGCAGCAAGACATAGCGCAGATACAAAAGGATAGGGACCAAAAAATTACCTGGAATGATGGAAGAAACTTGGGTTGAAAGAGAAACAGGAGGGGGTTCGCACTAGGAGCTTTGGATGTCAGGGAGAGAAGGAGTTGAAAATAGCAAGAGTGGGAGGAGGGGAGAAAgaaaactgtttaaaaaccaTCACAAGAAGCGCGAAAGAAGGCAGGGGCAAAATAGTCTTTGCACACATGGTTTTTTTAAaatcattatgagcatttaatgctcagcgcgAACAACGAAGTGACGAACGAACGCCTCAGCAGACCAAGAGACACGCGTACAAGAGATGCGTCTCTCCCACGGTTAGCCGACTCGACGACAACACACGAACGAGGGCATCACGCGCCACCCATGGCCTTAACGACCATCACTGGCGcatcgggggcactgttacggcccgcCCCAAGACCCCTGCGGGTCTACCCGACCCGGGCTCCACCCGCCCCGGCTAAGCGCCTTtcaaccgacccggacacgcgtcccgtacggccTGCACGCAGCTATGGGACAGCGTCCTTGAGAATATGGGCCTGTCCTTCCGAGGGGCCCACAGCTGACACGCATATAAGGGGAAGACTGGCTCACATATTACAATAAAAATATTGAAAAcatacatttttttaattatcatttaCAGCATAAATATCTGTTTTTTTATTAAAGTTGTTTGTTAACAATGAGTTGTTATTGCTCTGATAAATTTcttgaataaaaattaataattttgtgacatataaaataattattatattctttgataTTTTTTTGTTATCCTAGTCGAGTATGACCGAATATTTGACTTTAAGTTTATGCACAATTGTATCAAGATCTTCTAACAATTTACAACATAGACCTTCCATGCATTATATTTATCTTGTTGAATTTTGTGTAATCAAATTACTAGACCTAGTGTATTATTTAATTCTTCATAcatgttttattaaaatttcttaATAAAAAGAGACATTTAGATATTAAATAGTGTGAGACATTTAGATATTTAATAGTTTGAGATATTTTTAGCTGTTTGTTAATGTGCAGGATTTATTAAATACATGACATTTTATACATTCTAAATTTTGTACAACTAACTACGCGAATCACAAAATAAAAACTTGGTATATTTTTTAACAGAAAAATATTTGCTTTAAAAGGAGAATATAAAACTTCAATAATATGGTGTTGCGTCCAAAAGACTACATCTTAAattgtttatgaaaaaaaaatgagatattatccTCAAAAGGACAATCAAAGTTAATAATGTTATAAAAACGTATTTTAGGGTCAGTTcctataaaaattatttaaattattgaaCTTTAGTTTCGATAATATTTACCCATCGTAAATTATGTTAAGAGGAATGCTAGGAGCCAgaaacttttgtgatttgtagccgtcaaataaccatcaatgatgattttaatggtgtgagattgatgtGAGATTTTATCCGATGGCTCAcgtttctttgctggttacatgctggccaaaatttaacaaagttgatggcccctagactttttcttatgttaaatataTTCCAATGTGACTGACAACAGTTAAAAAAAATCTTCATAAAATTTATttccaatattaaaaaaaaacaaaagtaatCATAAAAAATCCACTTGtttttttgttataattaatCTGTAAGGACAATTAATTCTTCTTACTCGATGTTCTGCAATCTATATGAAACCCCTTTTCATGCATAATTAAGATGAACTTGTCATTTTAATTCTATAATACCCGGTTAAATGATCTTAATCAAACGATGAACAAACTAAAAGTAAATGCACACTGTAGTCAATTTTAACTTATAATTTGATTATAAAATGTAAACTTCATAATTATGGAGCACAACATTGATGTCATTTATAAAGAAGAATCAAACCTCGTCCGCATTATCTTCATCTGCCAAACAGTTGCGGCGGTCATGACCGAACCCAAAGCACCTTCTGCAACGTCTCCCATTCTTCATATGAGTGCTGCCTCGAGGAGTACCCTTTGACCTTATGATATGAAGATTTCCAATGTCAATGTCATTTCTAGCAGGATGTGCCTGTCCACCCTTGTTGCCTATGTAGCACATGGACTCTAACTCGTTAGACGTCTTCGCGACTACATTCACCACTTTTTTGTAGGTTTCTGAACCCTGTGCTCCCAAGAAGCACATCTTCGAACAAGCAGCCCACAACGCACCGTACCTAACGCGGATTGCCCGGTCCGATCTGACTAGACCTCTATTGTGCTAATTCTATCGGATTTTGCATCTTTACACCACCTCTTAAGAACCAATCGATCAGGCAACTCTTCTATGTCCAGCTCTTTCAGAACGCAGAATATGTGACCATAAGGAATACCTACACTATTCCACAACTTGCATGAAAACTCGAACTTGTCAGAACCCCTATCATACAGCACCGCATGAACACGATGTGGCTTTCTAAACTTCCTTAGCATAAACTTCTCAGTGCTACCAAACCTATCTTTGTGCAGTACAATCATCCCACCAACACTTTCGATTTGTTTCTTTACCTCGAAGAATATTTCCCTTGTGTACAACTTACTAGCCGACCCCTCAAGAGACTCCAATCCGGTCGTCAGCACAAGATCAGTATACAATGACCTGTAATCCGCAATGAACTCGTTGTTGCGGTAATCTTTCACAACACGATCGAGGTTCTCTACCAGCTCAAGCAGGCAATTTCCAGATTTTATAAATTTCTTTAATGATGAGTTGATGCTCTCACATCTGGATGTTGTTCGCAAGCCTGCACAAAATTTGTCGCACAAGTAAGCATGCGCCCACTACTCCTTTTTCTCGTATGTGCTTGCAATCCAATCATTATCCTCCAACCCAAAGCTACGGACCACTTCTGCCCAGTAATCTTCAAATTCCTTAACATCAAAATGGCCATACACAGCTGTCTTGAACGCAGCACAGAAATCActatcttttattttttgaagTGCATTCCGAGCAAGGTGCCAGCTACAGAGTCGATGGGTCGCGTTAGGGAACTCACTCCGAATCGCCTCCTTCATAGACTCGTCACCATCTGTGACAACAACTTTTGGCTCCTTACTCTGCATAACCTCCAAAAAACAGCCCAACAACCATTTATATGATGGAATCTTTTCATCCTCTAGCAAACCAAATCCAAACATAATAGTCTGCCTATGGTGGTTAGTACCAGAAAAAATAACCAGAGGCCTGTTGTATAGATTCTTCTTGTAAGTGGAATCAAATGCCAACACATCTCCGAAGCACTCATAATCATATTGCATGTGGCCGTCTGACCAAAAAAGATTACCTAGATGCTTCTCAGCGCAGTAAGAATATTTTACAACTGCTAACGGATCCATCTCAGTTTTATCCTTTAGATAACTAATTGCTGCCGCAGTGTCTCCTTCAACAATGCGGGATTGCCGAACATCATCCATATAGTTATACAAATCCTTCCTGATAAAGTTGACATTCCGATATCCACCACACAAGTGAGCAAAGAACCCCATGATTTGAGTTGTCTAGAATCCAGCCTCATGCATGCTATGTATGTGAGCTTTGTCTCCATCAGTCAGCTTCCGATGCGGCGCCATTACGTTGGTGAAATCTGGTGGGGCCAAATCGTGATTATGATCCACAATAAACGTTTTCGTCCTCCACTTTCTAGAACTCATGTCCAAGTATACAACATACTTGGCATGATAATTGGTTCTTGTCTCTGCTTTATGAGCCCTCTTCCTATCGACCCTCTCATAGTGCTTCTTCTCACGCAAACCTTGTCGATTGCAATAAAAGAACTTCTGCACGATATTCCCTTCCTCATTTTTCACAGAATCACCCTTTCGTACAGCGAATCCAGTTGCCTTCGCAAAAGCCACTATGCTTTGTACGCCTCTTCCACACTATTATACTCAGCTGATTCCAATGCGGCGGCAGTTAAAACCGCTGATCCCAATTCTTCGTCACCATATTCTGTGTCAGCCGCAACGTGTATTCCAGTTGGTACCGGCATGGAACCCTCATCACCAGCCACTGAACCATCTTCTCTATCCCCCGCTGCCGATTGAACTTGCTCTGTCTCTAGTGACCATGCAGCACTTCCTTCATCATCATCCGTTAAGTCCGTGCTCCATCCATCAGTCCATTGGACGGAGAAATTAGAACTTCCTTCTCCATGGCTTTCCATCTCAAATTGGCAGCACTATGTAAAGAAATTCTCATTCTCAATAAGGCTAACTATTAATACCAAAGACCAAGGACAAGATATCTGATTAGCAGAACGGCTAACAAGATAGATCGATAGcagaattaaattaaatactaCAATTAAATTAAACACAATCAACAAGACAAAAATAACATGCAGGATATTGGCTACGAAAGAACATGATAACATGGTGCGatgaattaaattaataactggCAACACCACAAAAGCACTATGCACCATCATGGCTAACAAGGAAGATGATAAATTCATCCATTGAATTaaactaattaatttaaattaaccaTAACGGCTAAGAATAAAGGTGAACTCATTTGCTACAATAAACTAACTACAATCCACACCACAGAAAAAGTATGCAGGTCACGAAGTTAGTGTAAATGCTCTCCACACTGAGCAATTCTTCTTGGGATTTAACTGGCCATTTAAGTTGGCAACATGCAGATTCATCGTCAATCATACAAGAGACGAATGTGATGTAAAGAATAAAACAAATCAAAGGTTACACTTACCTCAGATCGAAGGCGCCTTTGGCGTCGATAGCCACCCACACGGAGGCGAATGTCGCGGACCTGGAATGAGGCTGAGTGCCTGCGTATACTGCTTCAAGGATTGCACCCTACCAACAAAAAGATACACAGCCGCACATCGGAGGACACTTCGATGTCGTCAGCCACCCTAACCTCTGCGATTGTTGCGGACCTGGAACGACGCAGTAGTGGCTGAATCTGCTACTGTACCAAATGCGCCCGAACCACAAGATGATCGACAACTAGAATCCTCCCCCGAAACAACCCGGGGGCTGACTCATGAAACCACTGGTTAATAACTCACCGCCAACAATGGTCCAAGTTGACCGCAACATGAACTCCGGGTGATGGTCGCCGTCCACAGCAAACCTTTCAAACTCAAGCCTGGAGAGTTTTTTGGTCATTTAGGTTTTTTTTGGGTAGTTTTTTGAAATTCCTAATTGGCCCTTCCCCTAAATCTAATTAACTCTCAACATAATGTTCCTAATTTACCATCTAAATTTTTTACCTTGTATAATTACCTAAGTTATTATGGTCAGCAAAGTCAAACAAACCTTTGGATCTCTACTTATTAAGCCACATGCCAGCATTCATTTGGTTTGGCCCACTTAGTCACCTTAGCCACAAAAAATATAAGCCACCAGAGTCTGCACCTTGTTTAATTTGTCAGTGTATGCAACATGTATGTATGAGATACTTTGCTTCTTTGATGGTGTTTCCAATAGCAAACGGATTGGTGTGTAATTTGATCTGGGCCAGCATCTACCTGAACTTGTGTAGGTGACTAGTAGATTAATGTGTTTTGTTAATGATAAGTTTGTTGTACCAACCTACCAAGATAGATAAGTTATGTGGTGTGGGAATGCATGAATAAAAGCAAGTCAAGTCATTATTAACTTTCAAAATACGAGGGTCCAATttgttaattaaaattaaaaaaaataaaatttatattaaaaaaaacacacaccaacTAACCATTACATTAGATTACACACAACCTTTCtccatttctaaaaaaaaaacctTTATTTGCCATACCTTCGATTAGTCCCCTTAAAAATATGCTTTTGGATTTTAgtcaaaagaaaaagacaaaagtaGCCTATGAATGAActcaattattaatttgatcCCATAAACTAcatgaaaaatattaaaatatacatGTTTCTTGCCAAGACAAGGACTAATTTATATGCAATAatgcttcattgaaaaaaaaaaaaagaagcaaaaaggaaAGTTATTTCCATTGTGGATTGAAAATTATGTTGATTGTCATTGTTTTAATTTGGACACATTCTTTATAGTGACCTTTACTTTGAGACTAATAATTGaaatatgaatagaggaatactagggggccagcaacttttgggatttatagtcatcaaatagccatcaatgtggcttttaatggtatgagattagtgtgagatttcatccaatggctcactcttctttgctggttacatgctggccagaatttaataaagttgctggccCTCTAGATTTTTCCATATGGATAATTTGTGACACATGAAACCAGCTATTGGATGCTCAAAGTAACATGTGAcaggatttaagtttttatttgCATAATAAAAGCAACCAACCCATCAAACCACAATATTAGATGATAAGTAGAGATAGAGGCTATCTGATACATAGAACCAAAATGCTACTCCAAATCCTAATGCTTGTGTTATAAGATTGTATGAggttttgtaattaaaatagatAGTTGCTGACACACTACATTTTAAGGATTATTGTCTTCCAAATAGTAACAAAAGAAGttaaatgaattaatttggaacatgaacaaAAAGGAATACCTGAGTATAGCAGGAGCTGCAATTCTTGAATCATTAATGTCCTGCTCACCCCTTTACAATCTTGCATCAAGTCTTATTGTTAATTCCTTATATAGATTATCATCCTTTGggaacaaaaaggaaaaaagaaacacATTCAAGCAATTCATCAAATACGTGATATGCAAATCAGTGAAGCACTTGTTAATTTCATCCTAAGGAATATTCATCAATGAAAACTTTGCTTGTTCCTGACTTTTCATTAACTAACTCTAATGTAATCTGATATTTGGTTCCATTCGTTTGAGTCTTCAATCTTAGGATTCATATCCGCTAACAGCATACGAAGATATTACTGCAATAAACATTTTTGTTTAAATCCTAAACTGGAATTTTCTTAAGCAACTTTTCTTAATAAACATAGGACTACTAAAAATCTAATGGCAACTTTAATTTAGAAGTAAATAACTCATCATGATTCGTTAAAGAGGACTAAAAAGCAGTGAGATTTTGATGTAGATGACTTTAGACTTTTAATGTTACAAAACATAAAGTTACAGAGAAAATTTTTCTAAAGTACAACGATGTCTGtgagccttttttttttttgacgtgTGTTGTACGTACCAAAAGAGATAAGTTTGCTGTGTCAGAATGCATGAACATTTTGTTATTAGAGAAAAAAGTATTTATCAATGTATGTAACGGTAAAGCAAATTAGCAAATCCATGATTGACGTTTCAATCACTCCCCTCATATGCATGCTTTTGgatcttataataaaaaaaaaggaaaaaaaaatacatCTGGAAATGAACTCGGGTATTACTTTCAAGTTTCACCTCATAATAATACATTTGTTTTTATGTGATGTTGATAACTGAGAAGTTAGATAgtaatttagtcaaatttatcATTTAACcacttttaattatcaacttcataTTTAAGTTAACTGTTGATGAGCTTCTACATaataaaatacatgaaaatatacATTATGTTGCTAAATTAACAAGATATTTCTGTTCATTCATAATTTGCAACAGAAAAAAAGTGGCATGGTATATGAATTCACTACATAATTAAATTGGAAAAGAGAAACAAACACGCCAACACACCATATCAATCACCTGAATTCATTATTAAAAGTTTGAAGATACTCCAGTCTttttaggggtgttcatggatcggatccgatccgcatatccgcagtatttatccgaatccgatccgaaaattgcggatatggatccgatccgcaaggctttcggattggatcggatcaGATTCGCTcactaatcggatcggattgcggattttgtgttagtatccgcatatccgatccgcgtatccgcaaaaataaagaaataaataaataaatattctttttatgttttatttcccgatccgatgattttagtgcggatcggatcgaaattttggccatatccgatccgatccgatccgcgtgcAGCCCTAGTCTTTTCGTAGAAATTGACGAAATTAAAGATGCATATGGTGCGTGTATAATGCAATAATGCTTCCATGGAACATCATCTCAGTTCTCAGGAATCAGGAAGCAGTACGTAGGGCTCACATTTTGGCATGTGGGGGCAGGGGCTAGCTAGATAAATTATAAAGAAATTAAGCAAAGAAAAAAAACCAAGGTCCCTCCATCTTTGGTTGGAATATATGTTAGTGGTACCCTACTTGTAAGTGTCATTATCTCAATGGTGGCTACTAGGGATGGCGATGGGTAGgctagggtagggtttggatccaaccctaaccctacccgcgagttgagatttttatataaactcaaccctaTCCTATtcgcgggttgagaatatcccaaccctaaccctactcgCTCTTAACCCGCAGATACccgaccctacccgcgggttacaaaaaatatacaacattattatataacttgatgataatttaaaatagaattgatttttatgtaaaaaaaaaaattaaattatcaattaatgattttcttttagtagctaaggatcttttgcatttagtgagaggtctttgattcacatccacttaaaacatatttttatataagtatataatataaacatatatagagtgcgggttggtcgggtagggcTGAAGCTCAAGCCGCACCTTACCCGACCCGCACgaaaaccctacccgcaccctaccctacccgctgcggatcgggttggcaaccctacccgagCGGGTGGGATCGGGTTGgatacccgcgggtagggtacatattgccacccctagTGGCTACTCTAATGAATTTTATGATTGTCATTATGTGAAGATACTTCATTTTAATTATTAGATAATAAGTTGTAGGACTTGAtctttatatattataaaaatgttatttttatttaaagtatAGCTAAACAAATAAGTCATACTTTTTAAATAAAGATCATAATGAGAAGATGTTTTTGACatcgggcctgctacacatacaagcaaaaacgagttacaagttttacaagttggcccagcccaTAAACAATACACACACATGAAGAGGGATTGAATGGAGTGTAACATTCACGCGCTCCCACTCAAACGGTTACGTTTGCTTCGAGTAATGGcagactcttccacttcttccacttctcaaggCAATTCAAAAAAAACGAAACCCTTCCATTTTCGAGCAAAATTCGAAAATCAAGATATACAACTCGTCGCTAACCTTCGAAACCTCCATCATCACACCATCAAATTCTCGATCAAGAATCTCCATAGAAAACAAAACTACAATACTCAAGGTACGTTACATTACGATTCCTGTATATTTTCCAGATTACGAACTAGGTTTTACTTTTCTTCTACGTTgttgttctaggttttactgttattcttgcttctttgttacactgttcttctacgttgttgttctaggttttactgttattcTTGTTCTTCTGGTAATTGATTTTTGGGGGTATATTCCGTAGATTGGggggtgtatattgcttgaccttgcAATGTTGcttgatattgaagcatgtttgagtgatacctgactgatatatatggatgtatttgaatcatatctatgggtgtatctcactgttatcaatgggtgtatctgactcatatatatgggtgtatcttactgatatctttgggtgtatctgactcatatatatgggtgtatctcactattatcaatgggtgtatctgactcatatatatgggtgtatcttactgatatctttgGGTGTATCTGAgtcatatatatgggtgtatcttactgttattaatgggtgtatctgactcatatatatgggtgtatcttactgatatctttgggtgtatttttcatttcagagaAAATGGCAACAAGAAACCAAAgaaaagaccttaagtgtgccacacatctcctaagtgataaattcagaaacatgagtAAAGAGAAGAAGGCAATTGTGAGGGTCTCGGATTCGGTGGGttgatgcacatcccaccactaagggtgcatcaccaacTGTTAAGGGAGCTGGCAAACAACTTCAAACTTGGGGAGAACAGACTGGAA is a window encoding:
- the LOC107637213 gene encoding protein FAR1-RELATED SEQUENCE 5-like, whose amino-acid sequence is MGFFAHLCGGYRNVNFIRKDLYNYMDDVRQSRIVEGDTAAAISYLKDKTEMDPLAVVKYSYCAEKHLGNLFWSDGHMQYDYECFGDVLAFDSTYKKNLYNRPLVIFSGTNHHRQTIMFGFGLLEDEKIPSYKWLLGCFLEVMQSKEPKVVVTDGDESMKEAIRSEFPNATHRLCSWHLARNALQKIKDSDFCAAFKTAVYGHFDVKEFEDYWAEVVRLRTTSRCESINSSLKKFIKSGNCLLELVENLDRVVKDYRNNEFIADYRSLYTDLVLTTGLESLEGSASKLYTREIFFEVKKQIESVGGMIVLHKDRFGSTEKFMLRKFRKPHRVHAVLYDRGSDKFEFSCKLWNSVGIPYGHIFCVLKELDIEELPDRLVLKRWCKDAKSDRISTIEV